A genomic segment from Modestobacter roseus encodes:
- a CDS encoding phosphatase PAP2 family protein — protein sequence MASGAVRVSDGATGGPPSRARPVVGVGRPPWWLVLASVLLAAGVTVDLLVGGRLERLDVAISEQIGAWGLRDSAAYWPVWVFTQAGGRVTILLVLTALVAWLFWRHRTVAPLVRVLLALVLLTAVVYAFKWGTGRTAPAYPGSYFHRDGESFPSGHVANAVLMWGVARWQAVSYGLPAGVQRAAWLLSVLGPLATGVAMVALNFHWVTDAVVGAAVGIVLLGVVHALDAAVVSRWVRARVGRTHA from the coding sequence ACCGGTGGGCCGCCCTCCCGGGCCCGTCCGGTGGTCGGCGTGGGGCGTCCGCCGTGGTGGCTGGTGCTCGCCTCCGTGCTCCTCGCCGCAGGCGTCACCGTCGACCTCCTCGTCGGTGGCCGCCTCGAACGGCTGGACGTCGCGATCTCGGAGCAGATCGGGGCCTGGGGGCTGCGCGACTCGGCCGCCTACTGGCCGGTGTGGGTGTTCACCCAGGCCGGCGGACGGGTCACCATCCTGCTGGTCCTCACCGCGCTGGTGGCCTGGCTGTTCTGGCGCCACCGCACGGTCGCGCCGCTCGTGCGCGTGCTGCTGGCCCTGGTGCTGCTCACCGCGGTGGTCTACGCGTTCAAGTGGGGCACGGGCCGCACCGCCCCGGCCTACCCCGGGTCGTACTTCCACCGGGACGGGGAGAGCTTCCCGTCCGGGCACGTGGCCAACGCCGTGCTGATGTGGGGCGTCGCCCGCTGGCAGGCGGTCAGCTACGGGCTGCCCGCCGGCGTGCAGCGAGCCGCCTGGCTGCTCAGCGTGCTGGGGCCGTTGGCCACGGGAGTGGCCATGGTGGCGCTGAACTTCCACTGGGTCACCGACGCAGTCGTCGGCGCGGCCGTCGGGATCGTGCTGTTGGGCGTGGTTCACGCACTGGACGCAGCCGTGGTGTCACGCTGGGTTCGTGCCAGAGTGGGCCGCACGCACGCGTAG